Proteins encoded by one window of Carassius auratus strain Wakin chromosome 8, ASM336829v1, whole genome shotgun sequence:
- the LOC113106723 gene encoding 39S ribosomal protein L55, mitochondrial-like, translating to MIMALNTIGQPCKSIFRCLQAVVTHRCLQATSTFHTTVFQSDSNRTCVVRFGRQKYERMYPVLLVRPDGSTINIRYKEPRRIMKMPVDITTLSEEERKIRMRKREPKRAAKQKLDDFEDDFKVDDYSKFWKKK from the exons ATGATCATGGCTTTAAATACAATTGGCCAGCCTTGCAAGAGTATATTTAG GTGTCTTCAGGCTGTGGTCACCCACAGGTGTTTGCAAGCAACATCCACATTTCACACTACAGTCTTTCAGTCAGACTCCAACAGAACGTGTGTGGTCCGCTTCGGGAGGCAGAAGTATGAGAGGATGTATCCCGTTCTGTTGGTGAGACCTGATGGATCCACCATCAACATCAGATATAAAGAGCCCAGAAGAATAATGAAG ATGCCCGTGGACATCACCACCCTCTCAGAGGAGGAGAGGAAAATCAGGATGCGGAAAAGAGAACCAAAGAGGGCAGCAAAACAGAAATTGGATGATTTTGAGGATGATTTCAAAGTTGATGATTACAGCAAATTCTGGAAGAAGAAATAG